A genomic window from Caldicellulosiruptor kronotskyensis 2002 includes:
- a CDS encoding PqqD family protein: MKKEHIVPAPDIGYAKIDDLIVVYSLKNENYCIFNETATFIWECLVNGITDPEEIATNLANSFDCSIETALNDVNEFINELIEKKLVLENN; encoded by the coding sequence ATGAAAAAAGAGCATATAGTTCCTGCTCCAGATATTGGTTATGCAAAGATTGACGACTTAATTGTTGTATACTCATTAAAAAATGAAAATTATTGTATATTCAATGAAACTGCTACTTTTATATGGGAGTGTTTAGTAAATGGTATAACTGATCCTGAAGAAATAGCAACGAATTTAGCAAATAGTTTTGATTGCTCAATTGAAACAGCATTAAATGATGTTAACGAGTTTATAAATGAGTTAATTGAAAAAAAGTTAGTACTTGAGAACAATTAA
- a CDS encoding lasso peptide biosynthesis B2 protein translates to MIMGIFYILVLYKFANLQKVVEYIKRKSKKNKELTDIIQVAEKCCKIIDNNFIFEKLKLTCLKRSLILFYLCSNYKGKVSLVIGFRCEKTENHKKILGHAWIEIDDIPMFERGNVQQIYKKAYIYTI, encoded by the coding sequence ATGATTATGGGAATATTTTATATTTTAGTATTATATAAGTTTGCAAATTTGCAAAAGGTAGTAGAATACATAAAGAGAAAATCTAAAAAAAATAAGGAATTAACAGATATTATCCAAGTAGCAGAAAAATGTTGTAAAATTATAGATAATAATTTTATATTTGAAAAATTGAAGTTAACATGTTTAAAACGGTCATTGATTTTATTCTATTTATGTAGTAATTACAAAGGAAAAGTATCCTTAGTAATTGGTTTTCGGTGCGAAAAAACAGAAAATCATAAAAAAATTTTAGGGCATGCTTGGATAGAAATTGATGACATACCTATGTTTGAAAGAGGAAATGTTCAGCAAATTTATAAGAAAGCATACATTTATACAATATAG
- a CDS encoding radical SAM/SPASM domain-containing protein, with protein MNVYRILSKIIEDNYPVEIVCEITRKCTWDCRFCYIEKHEEGELKTDEYFNILDELSSMGTFVVTITGGEPLLRNDIFDIANYARKKGMGLILYTNGELIQDSVVAKDITRLFGKIEISIHAGEPSIHDFLVRKEGAWEKALNAVYLLKIYNANLVIKTVVTKQGLPSLKKLEEIVSKLNVEWFADVEIAPTYSGDYFKRSMYMLNFDEVKTFRSMFEKFSRTIKENSSKKRITCKAGRSSFFIDYKGYVYPCPEFVIDKEHYIKNVDNLKEKSFKEIINGNTLIEEIRKVKDHAFQKCLRCELLHDCVVCIAKNYKYWNDITYPSPLVCIQTLFNNIYRDKLTPFLFR; from the coding sequence GTGAATGTTTATAGAATTTTAAGCAAGATAATAGAAGATAATTACCCAGTTGAAATTGTTTGTGAGATAACAAGAAAATGTACTTGGGATTGCAGATTTTGCTATATTGAGAAGCATGAAGAAGGTGAATTAAAGACAGATGAGTATTTTAATATTTTAGATGAATTATCTTCTATGGGAACTTTTGTTGTTACAATAACAGGCGGGGAACCGTTATTGAGAAATGATATATTTGATATTGCTAATTATGCAAGAAAAAAAGGAATGGGGTTGATATTGTATACAAATGGGGAATTAATTCAAGATAGTGTGGTTGCAAAGGACATAACTAGACTATTTGGGAAGATTGAAATTAGTATTCATGCTGGTGAACCGTCGATTCATGATTTTCTTGTAAGAAAAGAGGGGGCATGGGAAAAAGCATTAAATGCTGTATATCTTTTAAAGATATATAATGCTAATTTAGTCATTAAAACAGTAGTTACAAAACAAGGATTACCTTCTTTAAAGAAGTTAGAAGAAATAGTTTCTAAATTAAATGTTGAATGGTTTGCTGATGTAGAAATTGCCCCAACTTATAGTGGAGATTATTTCAAGAGGAGTATGTATATGCTTAATTTTGATGAAGTAAAAACGTTCAGAAGCATGTTTGAAAAGTTTTCTAGAACAATCAAGGAAAATTCCTCTAAAAAAAGAATAACATGCAAAGCGGGAAGAAGTTCGTTTTTTATAGATTATAAAGGATATGTATATCCTTGTCCGGAGTTTGTAATTGATAAAGAACACTATATCAAAAACGTAGATAATTTAAAGGAAAAATCGTTCAAAGAAATAATTAATGGAAATACTTTAATAGAGGAGATAAGAAAAGTCAAAGATCATGCATTTCAAAAATGTTTAAGATGTGAATTATTGCATGATTGTGTTGTATGTATAGCAAAAAACTATAAATATTGGAATGATATAACATATCCATCTCCGCTTGTATGTATTCAAACGTTGTTTAATAATATCTATAGAGATAAACTTACTCCGTTTTTATTTAGATAA